The stretch of DNA CAAAGGGGAAAGGCGGTGCCTGCTCCCGGCGGTCCTGGTGCAGGGCATGCTCTCCTCCATGGGGCTCACCTCGGGGGTCTACACGGTGTACGAGAGCCCTGAGGGGAAGCGGAGCAACCTGGGCCATGCGGTGGCGGTTCTGCGCCTGGGAAAAGGGGACTACCTGATGGACCCTTCCGAGCCCACCCCTTTCCCGAAGCACCGGGGCCCCTTCGTGGCCACCCCTAAGGGACTGCGCTTCGCCGAACCCCAGCACGCCCCGGATGGGGCCATCGTGGGCTACCGGACCAGGGAGGGCACCCTTACCCCAGATCCGGTAGCACCTCTCTCCTTCCCCTACCTCCGGAGCCAGTTCTACTACTACCGGGGCGAGCAGGCCAAGGGCGGGGTCTTCCGGGGGCCCAGCACCCCCGAAGGCCTCCCCCGTTCCGAAGCCATGCTCCGCAAAGCCGTGGCCCTGGCCCCGGAAAACCCCTTGGCCCAGTACGTCCTTGGCCCCACCCTGCGCAAGGAGGGGCGCCTCGAGGAGGCGAGGGTGACCCTTGAACGGGCACGCCGCCTTTACGAAACAGCCGGCTTCGTGCCCCCAGGGGTGGAGGCCGCTTTGAAAAGGTTATGAATATGAGCGCTCAAAGACACACGGACGAAGGCCGATACTCCTGGTGGCAGGTGCTCTGCCTCACCGGGGTGGACCTCTTCTCCTCCTTGGGCTACCAGCCCGGCATCGCCCTCCTGGCGGCGGGGTTCCTTTCCCCCCTCGCCAACATCGCCTTGGGCCTTTTCGCCCTCCTGGCGGTCTATCCGGTGTACCGGCGCCTGGCGAAGGAAAGCCCCCACGGGGAAGGTTCCGTGGGCCTTCTCACCCGGCTTCTACCCGGCTGGCGGGGCAAGATCTTGGTCCTGGTGGTTCTCGGCTTTATGGCCACGGACTTCGTCATCACCATCACCCTCTCCGCCGCCGACGCCGCCGTGCACCTCATCGGGAACCCCTTGGCCCCCACCTGGCTCCAAGGGAACCAGGTGGGCCTCACCCTCCTCCTCATCGCCCTCTTGGGTTTCGTCTTCTACCTGGGTTTCCGGGAAGCCATCGGCCTGGCGGTGCCCATCGCCTTGGGCTACCTGACCCTGAACGCCATCACCCTCGGGGTGGCCCTCAGCCACGTGGGTCCCGAGCACCTGGCCCACTGGTGGCAAGGGCTCCTCCAAGCGCACGCAGACCCCCTAAGCCTCGTCCTCGCCACTGCCCTCGCCTTCCCCAAGTTGGCCTTAGGCCTATCCGGCTACGAAACCGGCGTAGCGGTGATGCCCCTTATCCGGGGGGGACCCCAGGACACCCCGGAAAGTCCTTGGGGCCGGATCCGGGGGGCCCGGCACCTCCTCCTGGCGGCCGCCCTCGTGATGGCCTCCTTCCTGGTGGCAGCAGGCTTCGCCACGGCCCTCCTCATCCCCCCCGAGCTTTGGGGAAGCGAGGAGGTTTCCGGAAGGGCCATCAGCTTCTTGGCCCACCGTTACTTGGGCGAGGGATTCGGTAGCCTATACGACCTCTTCTCCATCGTGATCCTCTGGTTCGCCGGGGCCAGCGCCATGGCGGGCCTCCTCACCCTGGTGCCCCGCTACCTTCCCCGGTTCGGCATGGCCCCGGAATGGGCCCGCCAACGCCGTATCCTGGTCCTCTTTTTCACCGGGGTGGCCTTCGCCATCACCCTTCTCTTTCGCGCCCAGGTGGAGGCCCAGGCGGCGGCCTACGCCACCGGGGTCTTGGTGGTGATGACCTCCGCCGCCTTGGGGGTAGCCCTATCCGCCCAGAGGGAAGGGCGGCGAGAGGCCCGCTACTTCCAGGCCCTCCTCCCCGTTTTCGCCTATGTCCTGGTGGCCAACGTGGTGGAACGGCCCGATGGGGTGCGCATCGCCTCGTTCTTCATCGCCGCAACGCTTCTCCTCTCCTTTCTTTCCCGCGCCCTACGCTCCTTTGAGCTTCGGGTGGAAGCCTTCCAGCTGGACGAGATGGCGGAGCGCCTGGTGGCAAGCCTCGTGGAGCAGGAGGCGCCCCTCCGCCTGGTGGCCCACCGGCCCGAGCGGGGAGGGAGGTCCGTGTACTGGGACAAGGAGCGCCGCATCCGGGAGGCCACCCACATCCCCCCCCACGATCCCATTGTCTTCGTGGAGGTCTACGTGCAGGACCCCTCGGAGTTCAGCGCCGTGGCCCAGGTCTGGGGGGTGGACCACCGGGACGCCAAGGTCTTCCGCATCCTGGGTACCGCCGCCCCCAACACCCTAGCCGCCTTTCTCCTTTACCTAAGGGAAAGGACGGGAAAGCGCCCCCACATCTACTTTGAGTGGTCGGAGGAGAGCCCCTGGCAGGCCGCCTTGGACTTCCTCCTCTTTGGGGAAGGGGATGTGCCCACCCTCACCCACGAGGTCCTGCGCCGGGTGGAGGCCGACCCCCGGCGGCGGCCCGTGGTCCACGTGGGGGGCTAGCGGCGCCAGCGGGAAAGAAGCCCCGAGGCGAGGATGGTCATGGGCACGGCGAGGAAGATGCCCAGAAGGCCAAAGAGCTTGCCGAAGGCGAAGATGGCGAGGAGGACCAGGGCCGGGTGAAACCCCACGGCCCGCCCGTAGATAAGGGGGATGAGGACCTTCCCCTCGAGGAGGGCGATGCCCCCATAGCCCGCAAGGACGAGAAGGGCGCTTAGGGACCCCAAGGAGGAAAGGGCCACCAGACTTGCCAGGGACGCCGCCGTGATCCCCCCCACAAAGGGGATCACCTCCAGCACCCCTCCTAGGAACCCTAGGGCGAAGGGGCTAGGTACCCCCAGGGCGAAGAGCCAGCCCCCGAAAAGGAGGGCGAAGCTGAGGGCGATGAGGAACTGGGCGCGGGCCCAGTACCCTAGGCGGCGCCAGGTGTCCTCCAGCACCGCAGACCACCCGTCCCCCGGGAGGTAAGGGGCCGCCCGGGCCACCAGGTGGGGCTCGAGGCTAATCATCACCGCCAAAACCAAGGCCAAGACCAGGCCGGACACGGTTTCCCCTATCCGCAGGAGGAGGTCCCCGGCGAGGTGGAAGGAAGGAACCAGGGAGGAAAGGAGCCCGGAACCGGAAAGCCCAAGGTTCTCCTGGAGAAGGGCGAAGGCCTGGGGCAGGACCTCGCTAAGGTTGCGAAACTGCTGGGCCAAAAGGGGAGCTACCTGGTAAAGCCCGAAGGCTAAAATGCCCAAGACCCCTAAGTAGGTCAGCATCACCGCCGTGGGGTGGGGTAGGAAACGCCGGAAAACGCTCACCAGAGGGTCTAAAGCAGCCGCCAAGGTGAAGGCCAGGAAGACCCAAAGAAAAAGGGTGTAAAGCTTGGCCAAAGCCCAAAGGGCGAGGATGAGGAGGAAAAGGCCAAAGAGGAAACGGCCCACGGCCCAATCTTAACCAAGCTTGGTGTGACAGCTCTTCGGGCTCAAGACCGATGCTGTGACGACTCCCCGCTCTTCAGAGCGGGGCTACAAGCTAGGCTTCGCCTGACCTCGGTTCAGGACGCGAGCGCATCCCTCCCCGAAGGCCCCGTCCAGGCCTTCGCCAGGATGTTCCGCGCGGCGGCCACATCCCGGTGCAGGGAAGCCCCACAAGCAGGACAGGTGAACTCCCTGACCCACAAGGGTCGCCTCTCCCTATGGCCGCACACCGGGCTGTCCTGGCTGGTGTACTTAGGGTCTACCGTTATCACCCGCCTACCAGCCCCCTCCGCTTTTTAGGCGAGGATCCGCAAAAACTGAGCCCAACCGCCGTCATGTACGCCCTTGGCGCGTCTTTTGGCTCCCTTGGAGCGCGGAGAAGGCCCATCTAACCTGGCCGCTTCCCATTAAGTGGGCCTAGCCCTTTCAGGGCACGAGAAGCTTAAGGGGTACCCCGGGAAAACGCAGGAAGTCCCGGTCAAAACTCACCAAGCGGTACCCGCCCGCCAGGGCAAAGGCGGCCAGGTAAGCATCCGTCCAGAGCCTTGGCGTAACCCCCGAAAGGAACCCCTCGAGGACTTTCTCCAACTCTGGGGGTTCCTCCCTGAGGGGCACCCCGGAGGCCACCCGCAGCTCCCGGTAAACCCGCCACGCCTCCGCCACGGTCAAAGGCTTCCCGTCCATGGCCGTGGGGTTGGTGAGGAGCCGCAGTAGACCCAAGGCTGTGACCCGCACAAGGGCAGGGTCCTCCGCCTCCTCCCAGTAGCGGAGGGCCTGGGAATGGAAGGGATGCTCGGGAACGAGGAGCGCAAACCAGACATTGAGGTCAGGTATCTCCATAGCCCTCCAGGAGTTCCCAGAGCTCCGCGTGGCTCCTTACGGGTAGGCGCCTCCCCGCCTCGGCCACCTTTGGGAGGGGCCTGGGGCCTTTGGGGGCGCGGCCTAGCCCCTCCTCCAAAAGGTGAATGACCACCTCACGCAGGGTTTTGCCCTCCTGCGCAGCCTTAAGCTTGAGGCGGCGGTAGAGAGGTTCGGGGAGGTCCAGGGTGGTGCGCATACATCCATATTAGCACAATCCCCTACCCGCACGGGACTCGCCACCACCCCGCCGAGGGAACGTTCCCGCGCGGGCCATTTGCGCCCACCAGTCGGAGGACGCCCGGGGGGAAACCCGGCTCCCCCACTTGCAAGCGCTTTCAAGACGTGCTACCCTGGGTTCCAAACCATGACCCGCACCCACCCTACCATCGCCGAGGTGGCCCGCCGCGCTGGGGTTTCCCCCGCCACCGTTTCCCGCGTCCTCAACGGCACCGCCCGGGTGTCCCGGGAAAAGGTCCGGGCGGTACTCCAGGCCATAGAGGAACTGGGCTACACGCCAAGCCCCCTAGCCCAAAGCTTGGCCAAGGGGCGTTCGTACGCCGTGGGCATCCTCTTGCCCGATTTCGGGAGCCCCTTCTATGGGCCCATCCTCGAGGCCATCACCCTGGAGCTGGAGGCCACCCCCTTCCGCCCCATCGCCGTACCCGGGCACTGGAGCCTGGTGCGGGAGCTGGAAGCCCTGGACTTCCTCCGGGGCCACCGGGTGGAGGCGGTGGTCCTCCTCGGTACCTCCTTGGAGGAGTCCGCCCTCAAGCCCCTGGGCGTCCCCGTCCTGGCCTTCGGCCAGGCCCTCACGGGGCCCCAGACCTGGTCCCTGGTCCTGGACAACCGGGAAGCCGCCCACCGGGCCACCCGGTACCTCCTGGAGAAGGGGCACCGCCACATTGCCCACATCTCCAGCCACCGCGGCGGCGCCGACGTGCGCGAGCGCCTCCAAGGCTACCGTAGGGCCATGCGGGAGGCGGGGCTTGCGCCCCGTGTGGTCTTTGGCAACCTCCAGGAGGATGGGGGCTACGAGGCGACCAAGGAGCTTTTCGCCCGTTTTCCGGACACCACCGCCATCTTCGCCGCCAACGACCAGACGGCTATCGGGGCCCGCCTCTACCTTTACGAAAAGGGGCTTCGGGTTCCCGAGGACGTCTCCCTGGTGGGCTTTGACGATATCCCCCTGGCCGCCTACCAGATCCCGCCCCTGACCACGGTGCGCCAGCCCGCACGGGAGATAGGCCACGCCCTGGCGCAAGCCCTCAAAGCCCTGCTGGAAGGGGAAGTGCCTACCCTCTTCCCCATCCCCCTCCAGCTGGTGGAAAGGTATTCGGTAAGGGAGGTGGGAACCTGAAGGAAAAGCCGGCCCTGCGGCCTTAGGCCTTCGGACCGTCCCAAGGGACGGGTTTTCCCAAAGAGGAGGTTTTTATGTGGAAGAAAGCGCTTTCAACCCTTCTCTTCGCCCTTTCCCTCGGTCTTGCCCAACGGACCCTCGAGGTCTGGATCATGCCCAACAGCGCCCAACCGGCAGAGGACTTCAAGGCCCTGGTGGCCCCCTTTGAGCGGGCCAACAACGTGCAGGTTAAGGTCACGGTCCTGGACTGGGGCGTGGCCTGGACCCGCATCACCGCCGCGGCCACGAGCGGCGTGGGCCCCGACATCACCCAGCTCGGCACCACCTGGGTGGGGGC from Thermus brockianus encodes:
- a CDS encoding tetratricopeptide repeat protein gives rise to the protein MIPILRVLLYLPSVSATLVRGSHREVAGAPPFLPWWEEAFRRAFPEDVRSALNRQAHAPPLESAPWALRVIKRLLPRFRLEEGYEFAYAALKGERRCLLPAVLVQGMLSSMGLTSGVYTVYESPEGKRSNLGHAVAVLRLGKGDYLMDPSEPTPFPKHRGPFVATPKGLRFAEPQHAPDGAIVGYRTREGTLTPDPVAPLSFPYLRSQFYYYRGEQAKGGVFRGPSTPEGLPRSEAMLRKAVALAPENPLAQYVLGPTLRKEGRLEEARVTLERARRLYETAGFVPPGVEAALKRL
- a CDS encoding amino acid transporter; amino-acid sequence: MSAQRHTDEGRYSWWQVLCLTGVDLFSSLGYQPGIALLAAGFLSPLANIALGLFALLAVYPVYRRLAKESPHGEGSVGLLTRLLPGWRGKILVLVVLGFMATDFVITITLSAADAAVHLIGNPLAPTWLQGNQVGLTLLLIALLGFVFYLGFREAIGLAVPIALGYLTLNAITLGVALSHVGPEHLAHWWQGLLQAHADPLSLVLATALAFPKLALGLSGYETGVAVMPLIRGGPQDTPESPWGRIRGARHLLLAAALVMASFLVAAGFATALLIPPELWGSEEVSGRAISFLAHRYLGEGFGSLYDLFSIVILWFAGASAMAGLLTLVPRYLPRFGMAPEWARQRRILVLFFTGVAFAITLLFRAQVEAQAAAYATGVLVVMTSAALGVALSAQREGRREARYFQALLPVFAYVLVANVVERPDGVRIASFFIAATLLLSFLSRALRSFELRVEAFQLDEMAERLVASLVEQEAPLRLVAHRPERGGRSVYWDKERRIREATHIPPHDPIVFVEVYVQDPSEFSAVAQVWGVDHRDAKVFRILGTAAPNTLAAFLLYLRERTGKRPHIYFEWSEESPWQAALDFLLFGEGDVPTLTHEVLRRVEADPRRRPVVHVGG
- a CDS encoding AI-2E family transporter — its product is MGRFLFGLFLLILALWALAKLYTLFLWVFLAFTLAAALDPLVSVFRRFLPHPTAVMLTYLGVLGILAFGLYQVAPLLAQQFRNLSEVLPQAFALLQENLGLSGSGLLSSLVPSFHLAGDLLLRIGETVSGLVLALVLAVMISLEPHLVARAAPYLPGDGWSAVLEDTWRRLGYWARAQFLIALSFALLFGGWLFALGVPSPFALGFLGGVLEVIPFVGGITAASLASLVALSSLGSLSALLVLAGYGGIALLEGKVLIPLIYGRAVGFHPALVLLAIFAFGKLFGLLGIFLAVPMTILASGLLSRWRR
- a CDS encoding zinc ribbon domain-containing protein translates to MITVDPKYTSQDSPVCGHRERRPLWVREFTCPACGASLHRDVAAARNILAKAWTGPSGRDALAS
- a CDS encoding TA system VapC family ribonuclease toxin translates to MEIPDLNVWFALLVPEHPFHSQALRYWEEAEDPALVRVTALGLLRLLTNPTAMDGKPLTVAEAWRVYRELRVASGVPLREEPPELEKVLEGFLSGVTPRLWTDAYLAAFALAGGYRLVSFDRDFLRFPGVPLKLLVP
- a CDS encoding LacI family DNA-binding transcriptional regulator; its protein translation is MTRTHPTIAEVARRAGVSPATVSRVLNGTARVSREKVRAVLQAIEELGYTPSPLAQSLAKGRSYAVGILLPDFGSPFYGPILEAITLELEATPFRPIAVPGHWSLVRELEALDFLRGHRVEAVVLLGTSLEESALKPLGVPVLAFGQALTGPQTWSLVLDNREAAHRATRYLLEKGHRHIAHISSHRGGADVRERLQGYRRAMREAGLAPRVVFGNLQEDGGYEATKELFARFPDTTAIFAANDQTAIGARLYLYEKGLRVPEDVSLVGFDDIPLAAYQIPPLTTVRQPAREIGHALAQALKALLEGEVPTLFPIPLQLVERYSVREVGT